In a genomic window of Pseudoglutamicibacter albus:
- a CDS encoding PhoH family protein — protein sequence MSTHVPFTAKNSSAKPSHHGVAGDPGIAHARIDFESDQAMVASLGPADTLLRIVSGVWPEVTLAPRGDSLELSGPLADVKAVRRVVEQARAAAAGGNAVTATLVERWIMAERQLAAANPDPAVTGEILRHRGKSIRPKTNNQAAYVEAMDAHTITFGVGPAGTGKTYLAMARAVAALQSGEVDRIILTRPAVEAGENLGFLPGTLSDKIDPYLRPLYDALHDMVEHESIPRLIAAGTIEVAPLAYMRGRTLNNAFVILDEAQNTTAEQMKMFLTRLGFRSHMVVTGDITQIDLPGGKTSGLGIVLDILDGIDDIAICELSAEDVVRHRLVGKIVDAYQRWDEDHQRLSAGKLKRAREPRSSGAERRKAPAAQSVSASSSAGDSESA from the coding sequence ATGAGCACGCACGTGCCCTTCACAGCAAAGAACAGCTCAGCCAAACCCTCTCATCATGGTGTTGCTGGGGACCCTGGCATCGCACACGCCCGCATCGATTTCGAATCCGATCAGGCAATGGTCGCCAGTCTTGGTCCGGCCGATACGCTTTTGCGGATTGTCAGCGGGGTGTGGCCAGAAGTCACGTTGGCTCCCCGCGGCGATTCACTCGAATTGAGTGGACCGCTCGCTGATGTTAAGGCTGTTCGGCGCGTCGTGGAGCAAGCTCGCGCCGCGGCGGCTGGTGGCAACGCCGTCACAGCCACGTTGGTTGAGCGCTGGATCATGGCAGAACGTCAGCTCGCGGCAGCCAACCCCGACCCTGCGGTGACTGGCGAGATTCTGCGCCACAGAGGCAAGAGCATCCGACCTAAGACGAATAATCAGGCGGCCTACGTCGAGGCGATGGACGCCCACACGATTACGTTTGGTGTGGGTCCAGCCGGTACAGGTAAAACGTATTTGGCGATGGCGCGGGCGGTTGCTGCCTTGCAGTCGGGCGAGGTTGACCGCATTATTCTGACCCGTCCCGCAGTCGAAGCCGGCGAGAACCTCGGCTTTCTGCCCGGCACGCTCTCTGACAAGATCGATCCGTACCTCAGGCCGCTCTATGACGCGTTGCATGACATGGTTGAGCACGAATCGATTCCGAGGTTGATCGCTGCCGGAACCATCGAGGTCGCTCCGTTGGCTTACATGCGTGGGCGCACGTTGAACAACGCGTTCGTGATCCTCGATGAAGCGCAGAACACGACCGCTGAGCAAATGAAGATGTTTCTGACTCGGCTTGGTTTCCGTTCGCACATGGTCGTCACCGGCGACATCACGCAGATCGACCTTCCGGGTGGCAAAACATCCGGGCTCGGGATTGTGTTGGACATCCTCGATGGGATCGATGACATCGCTATCTGTGAGCTTTCAGCCGAAGACGTTGTGCGCCACCGCCTCGTGGGCAAGATTGTGGATGCATATCAGCGTTGGGACGAAGACCACCAGCGTCTCAGCGCCGGCAAGCTCAAGCGTGCACGAGAGCCTCGAAGCAGTGGTGCCGAGCGCCGTAAAGCACCAGCAGCACAGTCCGTATCCGCATCCTCATCCGCAGGAGATTCTGAGTCAGCATGA
- the era gene encoding GTPase Era: MPPAHDFRAGFISLVGRPNAGKSTLTNALVGQKIAITSNKPQTTRHTIRGVVHRENYQLILVDTPGIHRPRTLLGHRLNDLVENTLREVDVIGFCTPANQAVGPGDRFIVEQLAKVKRTPVIAIVTKTDTVDKSRVANHLLEVQAMGDELLPGGFRAIVPVSALKGEQLATLEDVMAEHMPVSPPLYPDGDVTDQPELKLVSEFIREAALEGVREELPHSLTVTIEEMEPREDRPEDNPLTDIYATLYVERDSQKAIVIGKRGSRLRDVGQRARRSIEAMLGTKVYLDIRVKVAKDWQRNARHLDRFGF, from the coding sequence ATGCCTCCAGCACATGATTTCCGAGCTGGTTTCATTTCCCTTGTCGGGCGCCCTAACGCAGGGAAGTCCACTCTGACGAACGCTCTGGTGGGCCAAAAGATCGCGATCACCTCGAATAAGCCGCAAACAACCCGGCACACGATCCGTGGGGTTGTTCACCGCGAGAACTATCAGCTCATCTTGGTCGATACCCCCGGTATTCACCGCCCACGGACTTTGCTGGGGCATCGGCTCAATGACTTGGTTGAGAACACGTTGCGGGAAGTCGATGTCATAGGTTTCTGCACACCCGCAAATCAGGCGGTAGGGCCGGGGGACCGTTTCATCGTTGAACAGCTCGCCAAAGTTAAACGCACACCGGTGATCGCGATCGTCACCAAGACTGACACAGTGGATAAATCCCGCGTGGCCAACCATCTGCTAGAAGTCCAGGCGATGGGGGATGAACTCTTGCCTGGCGGGTTTAGAGCGATCGTTCCGGTTTCTGCACTCAAGGGTGAACAACTGGCAACCCTCGAAGACGTTATGGCTGAACACATGCCTGTCTCGCCGCCGCTGTATCCCGATGGGGACGTGACTGATCAGCCTGAACTCAAACTCGTCTCCGAGTTCATCCGCGAAGCCGCACTCGAGGGTGTCCGGGAAGAGCTTCCGCATTCGCTCACGGTCACCATCGAAGAGATGGAGCCGCGTGAGGACCGCCCGGAGGACAATCCACTCACCGATATCTACGCAACCTTGTATGTTGAGCGTGATTCGCAGAAGGCGATCGTGATCGGTAAGCGCGGTTCGCGGCTGCGGGATGTTGGGCAGCGTGCCCGACGATCCATCGAGGCGATGCTCGGAACTAAGGTCTACCTCGATATCCGCGTCAAGGTCGCTAAAGATTGGCAGCGCAATGCCCGCCACCTCGACCGTTTCGGTTTCTAA
- the leuA gene encoding 2-isopropylmalate synthase codes for MKNFQQPSGMPVHKYDPFHEQITVDLPDRTWPDQKITKAPRWCAVDLRDGNQALVDPMDTDRKLKLFQLLVEMGFKEIEVGFPAASQTDFDFVRHLIDNDLIPEDVTIQVLTQSREHLIERTFEALDGVHRAIVHLYNSTSILQRRVVFRQDEDGIVDIALTGARLCKKYEEQMSGDTEIVYEYSPESYTGTELEFARRIVDEVVEEFGATPQNPIIVNLPATVEMATPNVYADSIEWMHRNLKNRESIILSLHPHNDRGTGVAAAELGYMAGADRIEGCLFGNGERTGNVDLVSLGMNMFSQGVDPEIDFSDMDKIRRTVEYANQMPIPERVPWGGDLVFTAFSGSHQDAIKKGFEAMEADAAAAGKTVDDMVWAVPYLPIDPRDVGRTYEAVIRVNSQSGKGGVAYLLKADYGLNLPRRHQVEFSQVVQKHTETSGTEVTSEQLWQVFNDEYLPAKQDDSQWGYFRLLNVESTHEPNDSVKLTATMKIDGVERVRSASGNGPIDALVNLLNSEGVDVRVLDYTEHALEAGGAARAAAYIEAAVDDRVLWGVGIHTNTTLAGLNAVISAVNRAIRDRQAAGTAAS; via the coding sequence GTGAAGAATTTCCAGCAGCCATCCGGCATGCCAGTACACAAGTACGACCCTTTTCATGAACAGATCACCGTTGATCTGCCTGACCGTACGTGGCCGGATCAGAAGATCACGAAGGCGCCGCGCTGGTGCGCGGTTGATCTGCGTGACGGTAACCAAGCACTCGTTGACCCGATGGACACCGACCGCAAGCTGAAACTGTTTCAGCTGTTGGTTGAGATGGGTTTCAAGGAGATCGAGGTGGGGTTCCCGGCCGCGTCCCAAACCGATTTCGACTTCGTACGCCACCTCATCGATAACGATCTGATCCCCGAAGACGTCACGATCCAGGTTCTGACCCAGTCGCGTGAGCACCTCATCGAGCGCACGTTCGAAGCCCTCGACGGCGTACACCGTGCGATCGTGCACCTATATAACTCGACATCGATCTTGCAGCGCCGCGTGGTGTTCCGCCAAGACGAGGACGGCATCGTCGATATCGCGTTGACCGGTGCCCGTCTGTGCAAGAAATACGAAGAGCAGATGTCCGGTGATACGGAGATCGTCTACGAGTACTCGCCGGAGTCCTACACGGGCACCGAGCTGGAGTTCGCTCGCCGGATCGTCGATGAGGTCGTCGAGGAGTTCGGTGCAACCCCGCAGAATCCGATCATCGTCAATCTGCCTGCAACGGTAGAGATGGCGACTCCGAACGTGTATGCCGATTCGATCGAGTGGATGCACCGCAACCTCAAGAACCGTGAGTCCATCATCCTCTCGCTGCACCCGCACAATGACCGCGGAACCGGTGTTGCTGCCGCGGAGCTTGGCTACATGGCTGGTGCCGACCGCATCGAAGGTTGCTTGTTCGGCAACGGTGAGCGCACCGGTAACGTGGACCTGGTATCGCTGGGTATGAACATGTTCAGCCAGGGTGTGGACCCTGAGATCGATTTCTCTGACATGGATAAGATCCGCCGCACCGTCGAATACGCTAACCAGATGCCGATCCCTGAGCGTGTCCCGTGGGGTGGCGATTTGGTCTTCACCGCGTTCTCTGGCTCGCATCAGGACGCAATCAAGAAGGGCTTCGAGGCGATGGAGGCCGATGCCGCGGCAGCTGGCAAGACTGTGGACGATATGGTGTGGGCTGTCCCTTACCTGCCGATCGATCCACGCGATGTTGGCCGAACCTACGAGGCTGTGATCCGTGTGAATTCGCAGTCCGGCAAGGGCGGGGTCGCGTACCTGTTGAAGGCGGATTACGGTTTGAATTTGCCGCGCCGTCACCAGGTTGAGTTCTCCCAGGTGGTGCAGAAGCACACCGAAACCTCCGGTACCGAGGTCACCTCGGAGCAGTTGTGGCAGGTGTTCAACGACGAGTATCTGCCCGCCAAGCAAGATGATTCGCAGTGGGGTTATTTCCGTCTGCTCAATGTTGAGAGCACCCACGAACCAAACGATTCAGTCAAGCTCACCGCGACCATGAAGATCGACGGTGTCGAGCGTGTACGCAGCGCTTCCGGTAACGGCCCGATCGACGCGCTCGTGAACCTGTTGAACTCCGAGGGTGTCGACGTGCGAGTCTTGGATTACACCGAGCACGCCCTCGAGGCCGGCGGTGCGGCGCGAGCTGCCGCCTACATCGAGGCAGCAGTCGATGACCGCGTCTTGTGGGGCGTTGGCATCCACACCAACACGACGCTTGCTGGCTTGAACGCTGTGATCTCGGCAGTCAACCGTGCGATCCGGGACCGTCAAGCGGCAGGCACCGCTGCTTCCTAA
- a CDS encoding hemolysin family protein, which yields MTTVVLFLAAGVFFALAWLLSTAEAAFLALSRQAAEELTEHPRRKLLPKILAKPTQHTYAIRFWRVWTESLAGIALACAFFFVFAHPLVAAGLAALVTAVLSILVVGFASRQYGQRHAAKTVLYTAWIVRFLTWLLGPASSWLVAMATPKGARPGATFLTEEHFRDMLERASETQQIDDAEAELIHSVFELDDTLVRSLMVPRTDMVTISADSSAEDAIRLFMRSGCSRVPVIGEDSDDVRGVVHLKDVIGNLYSDELNATNVLEVARRARFVPDSKHVNELLQEFQRESTHFAIVVDEYGGTAGLITLEDLLEELVGEIDDEYDSDTPDYTQREDGSYEVDAGFQIEHLGELFDRELRDEDVDTVAGLMGKLIGKVPIVGSVAEIDGLRMEVRTLEGRRNRPGKIIVTELDPPVDNEAEDDGESESNAGATTMQRYERLRGDQSGEDGTRMDDADAGSTDRRVSDRDTLSEEDGSAGNAQRASMRRESEQD from the coding sequence ATGACTACCGTTGTCTTATTTCTCGCGGCCGGTGTTTTCTTCGCTCTGGCGTGGCTCTTGAGCACCGCGGAGGCCGCTTTCCTTGCGTTGTCCCGCCAAGCAGCTGAAGAGCTCACGGAACATCCACGCCGCAAACTTCTACCCAAGATCCTCGCGAAACCGACCCAACACACGTATGCGATCCGGTTCTGGAGAGTCTGGACCGAATCTTTGGCCGGCATCGCGTTGGCATGCGCGTTCTTCTTCGTGTTCGCACACCCGCTGGTGGCGGCTGGGCTTGCTGCATTAGTGACTGCGGTTCTGTCCATTCTTGTGGTTGGTTTCGCATCGCGTCAGTATGGGCAGCGCCATGCCGCAAAGACAGTACTTTATACGGCGTGGATCGTTCGGTTCTTGACCTGGCTGCTTGGCCCGGCTTCTTCGTGGCTGGTTGCGATGGCTACCCCTAAGGGCGCCCGCCCTGGGGCGACTTTCCTCACGGAGGAACATTTCCGTGACATGCTCGAGCGCGCATCGGAAACCCAACAGATCGATGATGCAGAAGCCGAACTGATTCACTCTGTTTTTGAACTCGATGACACGCTAGTCCGTAGCCTCATGGTTCCGCGCACAGACATGGTCACGATTTCGGCTGATTCCTCGGCAGAAGACGCGATCAGGCTGTTCATGCGTTCCGGTTGCTCCCGTGTTCCGGTGATCGGTGAAGACAGCGACGATGTTCGCGGCGTCGTTCACCTCAAAGACGTGATCGGGAACCTCTATTCGGATGAGCTGAATGCAACCAACGTGCTCGAGGTCGCTCGGCGTGCCCGTTTTGTACCTGATTCCAAGCACGTCAATGAGCTGTTGCAAGAGTTCCAGCGCGAATCCACGCACTTCGCGATTGTTGTGGATGAATACGGTGGCACCGCGGGGCTGATCACGCTTGAGGATCTTCTTGAAGAGCTCGTAGGCGAGATCGATGACGAATACGATTCGGATACACCTGACTACACGCAGCGCGAAGACGGAAGCTATGAGGTCGATGCCGGCTTCCAGATCGAACACCTAGGCGAACTTTTCGACCGCGAACTTCGCGATGAAGACGTCGATACGGTTGCCGGGTTGATGGGTAAGCTCATCGGCAAGGTCCCGATCGTCGGTTCCGTCGCTGAGATCGATGGGCTACGCATGGAGGTCAGAACCCTCGAGGGTCGCCGCAACCGTCCGGGCAAGATTATCGTCACGGAACTTGATCCACCTGTTGACAATGAAGCAGAAGACGATGGCGAAAGTGAATCTAATGCTGGTGCCACGACCATGCAACGCTATGAGCGGTTGCGAGGCGATCAATCGGGCGAGGACGGCACTCGCATGGATGACGCGGACGCTGGCTCAACAGATAGGCGCGTATCGGACCGTGACACACTAAGTGAAGAAGATGGGTCCGCTGGTAATGCTCAGCGGGCTTCGATGAGACGTGAAAGTGAGCAGGACTAA
- the dnaJ gene encoding molecular chaperone DnaJ, translating to MANHYETLGVSQDASEEEIKRAYRKLARQLHPDLNPGEDTHEKFKAVTHAYEVLSDPDKRRNYDRTGDENGASGGFGGGGFSGFGGFGDIFDAFFGGGGGGGRPQPKSRTQPGRDGLVRVPIDLVDAVQGKEVTITVSTAVVCSLCHGSCTEGNTEPVTCETCHGSGHIQRPVRSMLGDVMTLSECPACSGFGSRLVKPCPECNGEGRVREKTEKTIKIPAGVDSGTRIQLQGEGEAGPGGGPNGDLYLEISVRNHATFERVGNDLHAVLSVPMTQAALGTEVTLETFDGDQELDIQPGTQSGETLTLAGLGVPSLRGGRRGDLRVTVNVETPKNLDEQQRDLLEQLAQARDEQFTRGKLAQRGFMSRLREKFLG from the coding sequence ATGGCTAACCACTACGAAACCCTGGGGGTATCCCAGGACGCTTCGGAAGAGGAAATCAAGCGCGCCTACCGCAAGCTTGCCCGTCAGCTCCACCCTGACTTGAACCCGGGTGAGGACACGCACGAGAAGTTCAAAGCGGTCACTCACGCTTATGAGGTGCTCTCTGATCCTGATAAGCGCCGCAATTACGATCGCACAGGCGATGAGAACGGCGCATCCGGTGGTTTCGGTGGCGGCGGATTCAGCGGATTCGGTGGCTTCGGGGATATTTTCGATGCGTTCTTCGGAGGCGGCGGTGGGGGTGGCCGCCCTCAACCAAAGTCACGGACTCAGCCGGGCCGTGACGGTCTAGTGCGGGTTCCGATCGATCTTGTCGATGCGGTTCAAGGTAAAGAGGTGACCATCACGGTTTCCACTGCTGTGGTGTGTTCGTTGTGCCACGGCTCCTGCACCGAAGGCAACACCGAGCCAGTCACGTGTGAAACATGCCACGGCTCCGGGCATATTCAGCGTCCGGTCCGCTCGATGCTCGGAGACGTCATGACTCTCTCCGAGTGCCCTGCATGTTCTGGTTTCGGTAGCCGTCTGGTCAAGCCGTGCCCCGAATGCAACGGTGAAGGTCGCGTTCGTGAGAAGACCGAGAAGACGATTAAGATCCCTGCGGGTGTCGACTCGGGTACGCGGATTCAGCTACAAGGCGAGGGCGAGGCTGGTCCGGGTGGCGGCCCGAACGGTGACCTATACCTTGAGATCAGTGTCCGTAACCACGCGACCTTCGAGCGCGTCGGCAACGACCTTCACGCGGTCCTGTCGGTCCCGATGACTCAGGCGGCGCTCGGCACCGAGGTCACGCTAGAGACGTTCGATGGTGACCAAGAGCTTGATATTCAACCCGGGACCCAGTCGGGTGAGACATTGACCTTGGCTGGTTTGGGTGTGCCGTCTCTGCGTGGCGGGCGCCGTGGGGATCTGCGAGTCACGGTCAACGTTGAGACCCCTAAGAATCTTGATGAGCAGCAGCGTGATCTTCTCGAGCAACTTGCCCAAGCCCGAGACGAGCAGTTCACACGCGGCAAGCTCGCCCAACGTGGTTTCATGAGTCGTCTGCGCGAAAAGTTCCTGGGCTGA
- the hrcA gene encoding heat-inducible transcriptional repressor HrcA, which yields MSRATARRVHVLRAVVDDYVNSREPVGSAALVERHNLGVSAATIRNDMAVLEEQGLIEAPHTSAGRIPTEQGYRYFVDRIEDIKPLSAAERRAIHQLLEGAEELDDVLARTARALSALTQQLAVIQIPKVSNTRIRHVEILTMGPGQVLVVVIASNGDVTQRMVPAPHEVSDVDVALVRDQIAEHIVGEPLHAVTGVLTSVSSPPPGDPTGFNLPRQLLDFAHTVARAIASALTAHQVDRVVLSGTANLARSQQDFRKDLTGLLETLEEQVVLLRLLSEMEADDDQVVVRIGSENTHAELTDTSVVASSYGANGSAMLGVLGPTRMDYSGSMGAVRAIARYLSRILSI from the coding sequence GTGAGCCGTGCAACCGCGCGCCGCGTGCATGTGCTGCGCGCAGTGGTTGACGATTACGTGAACTCACGCGAACCGGTCGGTTCTGCCGCACTCGTTGAACGGCATAACCTTGGAGTCTCGGCAGCCACGATTCGTAACGACATGGCGGTCTTGGAGGAGCAGGGACTCATCGAAGCACCCCATACCTCGGCCGGCCGTATCCCGACTGAGCAGGGCTACCGCTATTTCGTTGACCGTATCGAGGACATCAAGCCGCTTTCGGCGGCCGAACGTCGCGCGATCCACCAGCTACTTGAAGGCGCGGAGGAACTCGACGACGTTCTTGCGCGCACGGCACGCGCGCTGTCCGCATTGACCCAGCAGCTTGCGGTCATCCAGATCCCGAAGGTTTCTAACACGCGGATCCGGCACGTTGAGATCCTCACGATGGGGCCAGGCCAGGTTCTGGTCGTTGTGATCGCTAGCAACGGCGATGTGACCCAACGCATGGTGCCAGCACCGCACGAGGTCTCTGATGTGGACGTCGCTTTAGTGCGCGATCAGATTGCCGAGCACATCGTCGGGGAACCGCTGCACGCTGTAACCGGCGTGTTGACTTCGGTGTCTTCACCGCCACCTGGTGACCCAACTGGGTTCAACCTGCCGCGGCAGCTTCTGGACTTCGCCCACACCGTGGCCCGAGCGATCGCGTCCGCGTTGACAGCGCACCAGGTCGATAGGGTAGTGCTTTCCGGCACGGCGAATCTTGCCCGTTCACAACAGGACTTCCGTAAAGATCTGACAGGTTTATTGGAAACCCTTGAAGAGCAAGTTGTCTTGTTGCGTCTGCTTTCAGAGATGGAAGCCGACGACGACCAGGTTGTGGTCCGCATCGGAAGCGAGAACACCCACGCGGAACTCACGGACACCTCAGTTGTGGCCAGCAGTTATGGAGCTAATGGTTCCGCGATGCTCGGGGTACTCGGCCCTACCCGGATGGACTATTCAGGTTCGATGGGCGCAGTACGAGCGATCGCGCGTTACCTCAGCCGCATCCTGTCCATCTAG
- a CDS encoding 16S rRNA (uracil(1498)-N(3))-methyltransferase translates to MSLKSFMDPAAAHWQPGGTYQLCASEAHHVRVMRFEPGESVQVVDGCGRAAIVTLTRVDPAVVSVLVDEVRQAGPEVRVGLIQALSKNDRDLQAVETCVEIGVAAFIPWQADRSIVRWRGERAQKAHQKWVDTAVRATKQSRRADQPAIGPMVTTKQLVDAVAQASERGVLVAVCHEEATQHLVDVLATRASSFPRQHSSSTPPPEWDVDVMLAVGPEGGISPAEVEALTHAGAVLVSLGGNILRASTAGAVGAVLTRHILGDKT, encoded by the coding sequence GTGTCGCTGAAGTCGTTCATGGATCCCGCGGCGGCCCATTGGCAGCCAGGCGGTACGTATCAACTATGCGCCTCTGAGGCTCATCACGTGCGTGTCATGCGGTTTGAACCGGGGGAGTCCGTCCAGGTTGTGGATGGTTGCGGCCGGGCAGCGATCGTGACGCTGACTCGCGTGGATCCTGCGGTCGTAAGCGTTCTTGTCGACGAGGTCCGCCAGGCAGGACCCGAGGTGAGGGTTGGCCTGATTCAGGCGCTTTCGAAAAACGATCGTGACTTACAGGCCGTTGAAACCTGTGTCGAAATTGGTGTAGCGGCCTTCATCCCTTGGCAGGCTGATCGCTCGATTGTCCGTTGGCGTGGGGAGCGTGCTCAGAAGGCACACCAGAAGTGGGTCGATACGGCTGTGCGTGCCACTAAGCAGTCACGCCGAGCTGATCAGCCAGCAATAGGTCCGATGGTCACCACTAAGCAGCTCGTCGATGCGGTTGCTCAGGCCAGCGAGCGCGGCGTGCTCGTTGCCGTGTGTCACGAGGAGGCCACACAGCATCTTGTCGATGTTCTGGCCACCAGGGCCAGCAGCTTTCCTCGTCAACATTCATCATCCACTCCGCCACCGGAATGGGATGTGGATGTGATGCTCGCGGTGGGTCCTGAAGGCGGAATCTCTCCAGCGGAAGTCGAGGCGCTCACTCACGCCGGCGCGGTTTTGGTTTCATTGGGGGGTAATATTCTGCGTGCTTCCACAGCGGGCGCGGTGGGCGCGGTGCTGACCCGCCATATTCTTGGCGATAAGACCTAG
- the ybeY gene encoding rRNA maturation RNase YbeY: MSVEIHNETEHECDLEQLGTLATFLMDELYIHPDAELGVTLIDDEAMEQLHIDWLDLADTTDVMSFPMDELRPGTVQHPSPPGVMGDIVISPTVAAKQAEAQGHSTQDEICLLLTHGFLHLLGFDHDEPDAKAEMFGLQRELLAKFLNREAPQETETN; encoded by the coding sequence ATGAGCGTCGAGATCCATAACGAGACCGAACACGAGTGCGATCTCGAACAGCTCGGAACCCTGGCCACTTTCCTCATGGATGAGCTCTATATCCACCCGGATGCCGAGCTGGGCGTGACCCTCATCGATGACGAAGCGATGGAACAGCTGCACATCGATTGGCTGGATCTGGCCGATACAACCGATGTTATGAGCTTTCCCATGGACGAGTTGCGGCCAGGTACCGTTCAGCATCCGAGCCCACCGGGTGTCATGGGCGATATCGTAATCAGCCCGACCGTAGCAGCTAAACAAGCGGAAGCCCAAGGGCACTCGACCCAAGATGAGATCTGTCTGTTGCTGACCCACGGATTCCTGCATCTGCTCGGTTTCGATCACGATGAGCCTGATGCTAAAGCTGAAATGTTCGGTCTGCAGCGGGAATTGCTTGCGAAGTTTTTGAACCGCGAAGCACCTCAAGAAACTGAAACTAACTAA